The DNA region ATAGAACTCTCAGAAAGAGTAGTTGCCATCAACAGGGTTACCAAGGTTACCAAAGGTGGACGTACCTTTAGCTTTGCAGCTATTGTCGTGGTTGGAAATAATGACGGTGTCATCGGATTTGGATTGGGAAAAGCAAGAGAGGTTACAGAAGCCATTGCCAAGGGTGTCAATGATGCCAAAAAAAATCTGCTTCAGGTACCGGTAGTCAAAGGAACCATTCCTCATGCCCAGACCGCAAAGTTTGGAGGAGCAAAGGTGTATTTGCAGCCGGCAGGACCTGGTACAGGAGTAGTGGCTGGGGGTGCTATGCGTGCTGTACTCGAAAGTGCCGGAATTACTGATATTCTTGCCAAATCAAAAGGATCTTCCAATCCTCATAATGTAGTTAAAGCTACCGTACGCGCACTGACTGAAATGAGAGATGCCTATACCGTTGCAAAAGTAAGAAATATTGAATTAGATAAAGTTTTTAACGGCTGAATATGAGAGAACTTGAAATAACACTGGTGAAAAGCCTTATCGACAGGCCTGTCAAACAACGTAAAACAGTCGAAGCACTGGGCTTGTCGAGAGTAAACAGTAAGGTCTGTCATACTGAAACCCCGCAGATTCTGGGAATGATAGAGAAAGTTAAACATTTGGTGAAAGTAGAATATAAGTAAAAAATATGGATTTAAGCAATCTAAAACCAGCAGAAGGATCGGTTCATAAAGCAGGAAAAAGGCTTGGACGCGGAGAAGGTTCAAAAAAAGGTGGTACCAGCGGCAGAGGTAGCAAAGGTGCCAAATCAAGATCGGGTTATTCCCGGAAAATAGGACATGAAGGAGGACAGATGCCTCTCCAAAGAAGGGTACCCAAATTCGGATTTAAAAATCCAACAAGAGTGGAATATATTCCTGTTAACCTCAGCAAGCTTCAGGAGTTACACGATAAGTATCAGATTGAAAAATTCGATCTGGAAACCTATCAGAAGTATGGACTGGTATCAAAAAACAAACTGGTGAAAATACTTGGAAAAGGTGAACTGACGACAAAACTGGAAATCGAAGCACATGCTTTTTCTCAAAGTGCATTGAACAATATTGAAAAAAATGGTGGCATAGCAACAAAAATCAAATAAATGCGGAAGCTGATACAAACCATACAAAACATCTGGAAAATTGAAGACCTGAGAGTCAGGGTGTTATTTACCCTTGGCTTTGTAGCCATTTACAGATTAGGTTCTTACGTGGTTTTACCAGGAATTGATCCCAACGCCTTGACTGCTTATCAGAAACAGGCCAGCGAAGGTATTCTCGGACTGATCAACTTATTTGCAGGGGGTGCTTTTTCCAGAGCTTCCATTTTTGCGCTTGGCATTATGCCTTATATTTCAGCTTCTATCGTTATTCAGTTACTTACAATTGCTGTCCCTTACTTCCAGCGTCTTCAGAAAGAAGGTGAATCCGGCAGAAAAAAGATGAATCAGATTACAAGGGTTCTGACCATTGCCGTGACTGCTTCTCAATCGGTTGCTTTTCTGGTAAACCTTCGAAATCAGGCAAGCGGGGCAATTGTTTCCGTTACTCATCCTGAGGTGATGTCTCCGGCATTTTTCATGATGACCAATATCATCTTACTTACCTGCGGAACCTTGTTCGTCATGTGGCTGGGTGAAAAAATTACCGACCGCGGCATCGGAAATGGTATTTCTCTCATCATTATGATTGGTATCGTAGCACGTCTTCCGTTGGCTCTCTTTGCCGAATTCGACATGCGGCTGAGCGAAACCGGTGGCGGGCTGGTCGTGTTTTTCATTGAAATTGTTGCCCTTCTCTTTGTCATCCTGGGAACAATACTGTTGGTTCAGGGGACTCGAAGAATACCTGTTCAATATGCTAAAAGAATCGTTGGTAACAAACAATATGGAGGTGTCCGCCAGTATTTGCCACTAAAGGTTAATGCTGCCGGTGTGATGCCTATCATCTTTGCTCAGGCAATTATGTTTATACCTGCCACCATTGCCCAGTTTTTCCCCAACAGCAGTGCATGGAGAGGTCTGGTCGGGGCACTGAATGATTATACCTCTTTTGGCTATAATTTTATTTACGCTCTGATGATAATATTATTTACCTACTTTTACACAGCAGTTACCATCAACCCGACCCAGATAGCAGACGATCTGAAACGTAACGGTGGTTTCATCCCGGGCATTAAACCCGGCAAAAAAACAGCCTCCTACATCGACTCCATTATGAGCCGTATTACTTTTCCGGGGTCAATTTTCCTTGCCTTTGTAGCCATTATGCCTTCTTTTGCAAAAATGTTTAATGTCAATACACAGTTTGCTCAGTTTTTTGGCGGAACATCCCTGCTGATTATGGTGGGGGTTATTCTGGATACTCTGCAACAAATTGAAAGTCATTTGCTGATGAGACATTACGATGGTTTAATGAAATCAGGAAGAATAAAAGGAAGAACAGGAACAACAGGAACATATTGATAAACTATGGGAAAACAAGACGCAATAATAGTCCAGGATGGAATAGTAACTGAAGCATTGCCAAATGCCATGTTCAGGGTCCGTCTGCAAAACGGACATGTGATTCTTGCCCATATTTCAGGTAAAATGCGTATGAACTATATCCGCATTTTGCCCGATGATAAGGTTAAGGTCGAAATGTCGCCTTACGACCTCTCAAAAGGAAGAATAATTTTCAGATATAAGTAAAGATTATGAAAGTAAGAGTATCTATTAAAAAAAGAAGCC from Sphingobacteriales bacterium includes:
- the secY gene encoding preprotein translocase subunit SecY, which produces MRKLIQTIQNIWKIEDLRVRVLFTLGFVAIYRLGSYVVLPGIDPNALTAYQKQASEGILGLINLFAGGAFSRASIFALGIMPYISASIVIQLLTIAVPYFQRLQKEGESGRKKMNQITRVLTIAVTASQSVAFLVNLRNQASGAIVSVTHPEVMSPAFFMMTNIILLTCGTLFVMWLGEKITDRGIGNGISLIIMIGIVARLPLALFAEFDMRLSETGGGLVVFFIEIVALLFVILGTILLVQGTRRIPVQYAKRIVGNKQYGGVRQYLPLKVNAAGVMPIIFAQAIMFIPATIAQFFPNSSAWRGLVGALNDYTSFGYNFIYALMIILFTYFYTAVTINPTQIADDLKRNGGFIPGIKPGKKTASYIDSIMSRITFPGSIFLAFVAIMPSFAKMFNVNTQFAQFFGGTSLLIMVGVILDTLQQIESHLLMRHYDGLMKSGRIKGRTGTTGTY
- the rpsE gene encoding 30S ribosomal protein S5; translated protein: MDHNIKRIKTSEIELSERVVAINRVTKVTKGGRTFSFAAIVVVGNNDGVIGFGLGKAREVTEAIAKGVNDAKKNLLQVPVVKGTIPHAQTAKFGGAKVYLQPAGPGTGVVAGGAMRAVLESAGITDILAKSKGSSNPHNVVKATVRALTEMRDAYTVAKVRNIELDKVFNG
- the rpmD gene encoding 50S ribosomal protein L30 produces the protein MRELEITLVKSLIDRPVKQRKTVEALGLSRVNSKVCHTETPQILGMIEKVKHLVKVEYK
- the rplO gene encoding 50S ribosomal protein L15; translated protein: MDLSNLKPAEGSVHKAGKRLGRGEGSKKGGTSGRGSKGAKSRSGYSRKIGHEGGQMPLQRRVPKFGFKNPTRVEYIPVNLSKLQELHDKYQIEKFDLETYQKYGLVSKNKLVKILGKGELTTKLEIEAHAFSQSALNNIEKNGGIATKIK
- the infA gene encoding translation initiation factor IF-1, which encodes MGKQDAIIVQDGIVTEALPNAMFRVRLQNGHVILAHISGKMRMNYIRILPDDKVKVEMSPYDLSKGRIIFRYK